A section of the Euwallacea fornicatus isolate EFF26 chromosome 24, ASM4011564v1, whole genome shotgun sequence genome encodes:
- the LOC136346758 gene encoding jerky protein homolog-like — protein sequence MASTSYKRKCLKLSDKVKIIEEVALGAGVTQLAKKYGVSKATICKIKRLKTQILRRTCTTFGSLGNRKTLKNAKAPKMENSLYKWFLKQQEKHVPISGEIIKERAKVLNEKLKETENFVASDGWLQRFKTRYGIRLLSISGEKLLAQPELVQPFKEKFMETIKELDLSMEQIYNADESGLYWKMLPEKTYPASFEKSAVGRKPENQRITFLACTNANGSHKIKPMIIGKAKNPRSFKNFNIPVDYDYSKTAWMTSSIFLKWFHQRFVPEVKNFLKNQQLPIKALLLLDNAPSHPPEQQLRSEDGSIFVMYIPPNVSPLIQPMDQNIIRLTKLYYQKLLLSSVLSKNPENISEALKQVTLREAVLNLHMAWNAVNQQTIQKYWNNLFCTKDQDEDDVLVSASLDVLDLLKIVNPDIVCTSTDINLWNEDKQINDVNKEEDMDSEADEDFPIEVTSGVTDAQAIQIFNQALDWAERKEVSYTDILVLRKLRAQALEDNAKHQFTQTKYAEYFSSN from the exons ATGGCATCCACATCCTATAAGAGaaagtgtttaaaattaagtgaCAAAGTGAAAATCATAGAAGAAGTTGCACTAGGTGCGGGAGTGACacaattagcaaaaaaatatggagtATCCAAGGCAACAATCTGCAAAATCAAACgtttaaaaacacaaattttaagaAGAACATGCACTACATTTGGAAGTCTaggaaatagaaaaactttaaaaaatgcaaaggcgcctaaaatggaaaattcccTCTATAAGTGGTTTTTAAAACAACAGGAAAAGCATGTCCCAATTAGTGGCGAAATAATCAAAGAAAGGGCTAAAGtgttaaatgaaaaacttaaagaaactgaaaatttcgtaGCTAGTGATGGCTGGTTACAACGATTCAAAACAAGATATGGGATTCGACTGTTGTCTATATCTGGTGAGAAATTATTAGCTCAACCAGAATTGGTACAAccattcaaagaaaaatttatggaaacaATTAAAGAGTTAGATTTAAGTATGGAACAGATTTACAACGCTGATGAAAGTGgtctttattggaaaatgttaccAGAGAAAACCTATCCTGCatcatttgaaaaatctgctGTGGGTAGAAAGCCGGAAAACCAACGAATAACATTTCTAGCTTGCACTAATGCTAATGGTTCACACAAAATAAAGCCAATGATAATAGGAAAAGCAAAAAACCCacgttcatttaaaaattttaatatccctGTTGATTATGATTATTCAAAAACAGCTTGGATGACTAGTAGTATATTCTTGAAATGGTTCCATCAGCGCTTTGTTCCTGAG gttaaaaattttttaaaaaatcaacagcTTCCAATAAAAGCTTTGTTACTATTAGATAATGCACCAAGTCATCCTCCAGAGCAACAACTGAGAAGTGAAGAtgggtcaatttttgttatgtacaTACCACCCAATGTAAGTCCATTAATTCAACCTATGGACCAGAACATAATAAGACTTACCAAACTATACTACCAAAAATTGCTACTTTCATCTGTCTTATcaaaaaatccagaaaacaTATCTGAGGCTTTGAAACAGGTAACATTAAGAGaagctgttttaaatttgcatatggcCTGGAATGCAGTTAATCAgcaaacaattcaaaaatattggaacAATCTCTTTTGTACCAAAGATCAAGATGAAGATGATGTTCTTGTCAGTGCATCATTAGatgttcttgatttattgaaaatagtgaatCCTGACATTGTTTGCACTTCgactgatattaatttatggaacgaAGATAAGCAGATAAATGATGTAAATAAGGAAGAAGATATGGACAGTGAGGCTGATGAGGACTTTCCCATTGAAGTTACAAGTGGAGTGACTGACGCGCAAgctatacaaatttttaaccaagCCTTAGATTGGGcagaaagaaaagaagtatCATACACGGatattttagttcttcgtAAATTACGGGCGCAGGCATTGGAAGACAATGCTAAGCATCAATTTACACAGACCAAATAtgcagaatatttttcttctaattaa
- the LOC136346767 gene encoding minor histocompatibility antigen H13 — protein MDLVKSILFQSNENLTENATNKTEKTPGTPEGMAVAYGCIVFMAMLPIIFGSYRSVSYHKEKKPEKMTKKDAAMFPFMASGALFALYIVFKLFSKEYINLLLTGYFFFLGVLALTHVLSPIIGKLVPAAIPNIPYHVMFKQGEGEAAQYLIDYRFSTYDVVSLAGCSLVGAWYLIQKHWVANNLFGLAFALNAVELLHLNNVATGCILLSGLFVYDIFWVFGTDVMVTVAKSFEAPIKLVFPQDILTNGLSANNFAMLGLGDIVIPGIFIALLLRFDHSLKRKTKTYFHATMVAYFMGLMATIFVMHVFKHAQPALLYLVPACLGTPMALALVKGDLAALFKYEDAHDEKEEEKTKEIKESKQQPAPKKEKVK, from the exons ATGGATTTAGTGAAGTCTATTCTTTTTCAATCTAATGAAAATCTTACAGAAAATGCTACGAATAAAACAGAGAAAACCCCAGGCACCCCTGAAGGGATGGCAGTGGCATATGGTTGTATCGTTTTCATGGCAATGCTTCCTATAATATTCGGTTCATACCGATCTGTGTCGTACCATAAGGAGAAG aaaccTGAGAAAATGACAAAGAAAGACGCTGCCATGTTTCCATTTATGGCGTCTGGCGCCCTTTTCGCACTTTACATAGTCTTCAAATTGTTTTCCAAGGAGTATATCAACCTTTTGTTAACTGGCTATTTCTTCTTCTTAGGAGTATTAGCCCTTACTCATGTGTTAAG CCCTATTATAGGTAAATTAGTTCCTGCTGCGATACCAAACATTCCATATCATGTAATGTTTAAACAAGGAGAAGGGGAAGCTGCTCAATATTTAATCGATTATCGTTTCTCAACCTACGACGTTGTCTCTTTAGCTGGATGCTCTCTGGTTGGGGCATGGTATCTTATACAAAAGCACTGGGtggcaaataatttattcggTCTGGCTTTTGCCCTGAATGCAGTCGAACTTCTACACTTGAATAACGTCGCTACTGGATGTATTTTGTTATCTGGCCTGTTTGTCTATGACATATTTTGGGTTTTCGGAACTGATGTCATGGTGACTGTGGCGAAGAGCTTTGAGGCGCCAATTAAAC tggTATTTCCTCAAGACATTCTCACCAACGGTTTATCCGCTAATAATTTCGCAATGTTAGGACTGGGAGATATAGTAATTCCAGGAATCTTCATCGCCTTGTTGCTAAGATTCGATCACAGTTTGAAACGCAAAACGAAGACATATTTCCACGCCACCATGGTTGCATATTTTATGGGACTAATGGCGACTATCTTCGTTATGCACGTTTTTAAACACGCACAACCTGCTTTGCTATATCTGGTACCAGCTTGTCTTGGAACGCCCATGGCTCTTGCTTTAGTGAAGGGAGATTTGGCGGCACTCTTCAA ATACGAAGACGCACATGACGAAAAAGAGGAGGAAAAGACGAAGGAAATCAAAGAGAGTAAACAACAACCTGCTCCTAAGAaggaaaaagtaaaataa
- the LOC136346775 gene encoding proteasome subunit beta type-2-like, translated as MECLLGIKFNDFVIIAADRTAAHSIMVMKSDENKLFKLSNKLVMAVSGESGDTTQFAEYIAKNIQLYKMRNTYELSPREASSFTRRILADTLRTRSAYMVNLLLAGYDDKEGPQLYYMDYLASVAKLDYAAHGYGGYFSLSIMDRNYFKNMTQEQGYDLMKKCVQEVHKRLIVNLPNFKVQIIDRNGIKDMPDITSKSFE; from the exons ATGGAATGCCTTTTAGGGATAAAATTCAAtgattttgtaataattgcTGCGGACCGAACAGCCGCTCACAGCATAATGGTTATGAAGTCCG ATGAGAACAAACTCTTTAAATTGTCGAACAAGCTGGTAATGGCGGTCTCAGGAGAATCAGGGGACACCACTCAATTTGCTGAATATATTGCTAAAAACATTCAACTTTATAAAATGAGGAATACTTATGAGTTAAGTCCTCGGGAAGCCTCGTCCTTTACCCGCAGGATTTTGGCTGACACTCTCCGAACTAGG TCTGCATATATGGTAAATCTTCTTTTGGCTGGTTATGATGATAAGGAAGGTCCTCAACTTTACTATATGGATTACCTGGCATCAGTGGCAAAATTAGATTATGCTGCTCATGGATATGGTGGTTACTTCTCCCTCTCCATAATGGATCGgaactatttcaaaaacatgaCTCAGGAACAGGGATatgatttaatgaaaaaatgcgTTCAGGAAGTTCATAAGAGATTGATTGTTAATTTACCTAACTTCAAGGTCCAAATTATTGACCGAAATGGTATCAAGGACATGCCCGATATTACTTCTAAGTCATTTGAGTAA
- the LOC136346761 gene encoding F-box only protein 33, with amino-acid sequence MDNNGECSRPKKPKSCTDHNINGSSEWALLPSVVLEQIFDLLNARDRKNASTVCRQWRKIHFHPKWWPTMKFKIEHDNIAKAKFYSSTFGRVVMEATVVLDSLSPQCIYEFIFLLKLLNENNRLRSLILEPSHCRIMDTYTSFIKERSEKDVIEIFDFLIAILPRLTSFSLGGLEDLARYSDTIITSLTPCKVKLLGLASVKEDLLEYEENCFKADALSPFKNLQILSIDYDQLSDDFLYNLEELKHFNRLVVHIHSVPQNHCGTSNAAWRDFRIAHPQCLLRLTVIHAYRAIHRLHRDVLRKEMPLSHIKVFFCEDVNVDVLHILSTSYTCTLRSVVWIDSISDTTSSWRLTDSAESPDPFVLMSWLCASLEELILYGYKYPEENLVAISRLKGTKMKRLEIPTDDIYSGYGYGYQPDNFKDVAKNLQFAWNPVYKSDLHPVILDPNSGDSDEFLLPYVLADLH; translated from the exons ATGGATAATAATGGAGAATGTTCCAGaccaaaaaaaccaaaatcatGTACTGATCATAATATCAATGGCAGTTCTGAATGGGCTCTTTTACCATCAGTTGTGTTAGAGCAGATATTTGACTTGTTAAATGCAAGAGATCGTAAAAATGCTTCCACTGTATGCCGACAATGGAGGAAAATCCATTTTCATCCCAA gTGGTGGCCAACcatgaaattcaaaatcgaACATGACAATATCGCGAAAGCGAAGTTTTATTCATCAACATTTGGCCGCGTCGTGATGGAAGCAACCGTCGTCCTGGATTCATTGTCTCCACAATGTATAtacgaatttatttttctgttaaaattgCTTAACGAAAATAACCGTTTGAGAAGCCTCATACTTGAACCCTCACATTGCCGAATTATGGACACGTATACCTCATTTATAAAAGAAAG AAGCGAAAAAGAcgtaattgaaatatttgatttccTGATTGCCATTTTACCAAGACTAACCAGCTTCAGTTTAGGCGGTCTGGAAGACCTGGCTAGGTACAGTGATACTATTATTACTAGTTTAACTCCTTGCAAAGTGAAATTGTTGGGACTGGCATCTGTGAAAGAAGATTTATTGGAATATGaggaaaattgctttaaagcGGATGCTTTAAGTCCATTCAAAAACCTTCAG atttTAAGTATAGACTACGACCAGTTATCAGACGATTTCCTGTACAACCTGGAAGAactgaaacattttaataGATTAGTTGTACATATTCACTCAGTTCCACAAAATCACTGTGGGACGTCGAACGCAGCATGGAGAGATTTTCGAATTGCCCATCCTCAATGTTTATTACGACTGACTGTGATTCATGCATACCGAGCAATACACAGGTTACACAGGGACGTTCTTAGAAAAGAAATGcctcttagtcatattaaggtgtttttttgtgaagat GTTAACGTGGATGTATTACACATTTTATCGACATCCTATACCTGCACCTTACGAAGTGTGGTTTGGATAGATTCAATAAGTGATACGACGAGCAGCTGGAGACTGACTGATAGCGCGGAAAGTCCGGATCCCTTTGTTCTGATGTCCTGGTTGTGCGCTAGCCTTGAGGAGCTGATTTTGTACGGATATAAATATCCGGAGGAGAATCTGGTCGCAATCAGTAGATTGAAAGGTACTAAAATGAAAAGACTCGAAATCCCGACGGATGACATATATTCGGGATATGGATATGGGTATCAGCCTGATAATTTCAAG GATGTTGCAAAGAACTTGCAATTCGCCTGGAATCCAGTTTACAAAAGCGATTTGCATCCCGTAATCCTGGATCCAAACTCTGGAGACTCGGACGAATTTTTACTGCCATACGTCCTGGCAGACCTACATTAA